Proteins from one Shewanella pealeana ATCC 700345 genomic window:
- a CDS encoding DmsE family decaheme c-type cytochrome, which yields MKITKRLKTLLPALMASAVLSLGFAQTATASKWDAKMTPDEVEATLDQKFAEGKYSPKGADSCLMCHRKSEKVMDLFKGVHGAVDSSKSPMAGLQCEACHGPMGKHNRGGNEPMIAFGPDSTLAPELQNSVCMSCHKDDKRMDWNGGHHDNADVACASCHSVHTAKDPVLSKNTEMEVCTSCHTQQKADMNKRSSHPMKWAQMVCSDCHNPHGTMSDADLVKPSVNETCYSCHAEKRGPKLWEHAPVTEDCVTCHNPHGSVNEGMLKTRAPQLCQQCHSSAHSGQALFGNTEQGSSVGGNAMTGGRSCLNCHNQIHGSNHPSGKLLQR from the coding sequence ATGAAGATCACAAAAAGATTAAAAACCTTACTACCGGCCTTAATGGCGTCGGCGGTACTGTCTCTTGGTTTTGCTCAAACCGCCACTGCTTCTAAGTGGGATGCCAAGATGACTCCTGATGAAGTCGAAGCTACGTTAGATCAGAAATTTGCTGAAGGTAAGTACTCACCAAAAGGTGCAGACTCTTGCCTTATGTGTCACCGCAAGTCTGAAAAAGTGATGGACCTGTTCAAAGGCGTTCACGGCGCTGTTGACTCAAGCAAGAGCCCAATGGCTGGCCTTCAATGTGAAGCGTGTCACGGCCCTATGGGTAAACATAACCGCGGCGGTAACGAGCCGATGATCGCTTTTGGTCCAGACTCAACTCTGGCTCCAGAGCTGCAAAACAGTGTTTGTATGAGCTGTCATAAAGACGACAAGCGTATGGATTGGAATGGTGGACACCATGACAATGCAGATGTGGCTTGTGCTTCTTGTCACTCTGTACACACAGCTAAAGATCCTGTGCTGTCTAAAAACACTGAAATGGAAGTTTGTACTAGCTGTCATACTCAGCAAAAAGCTGACATGAACAAGCGTTCAAGCCACCCAATGAAGTGGGCGCAAATGGTGTGTAGCGATTGTCATAATCCACACGGCACCATGAGCGACGCCGATCTTGTTAAGCCTAGCGTTAACGAAACTTGCTATTCATGCCATGCGGAGAAGCGCGGCCCAAAACTGTGGGAGCATGCACCCGTTACTGAAGACTGCGTGACATGCCACAACCCACACGGCAGCGTTAACGAAGGCATGCTAAAAACTCGTGCTCCACAGCTTTGTCAACAGTGTCACTCTTCTGCGCATAGCGGTCAGGCACTATTTGGCAACACTGAACAAGGTTCTTCTGTTGGCGGCAATGCCATGACTGGCGGCCGTAGCTGTTTGAACTGTCACAACCAGATCCATGGTTCTAACCATCCATCTGGCAAGCTACTTCAGCGCTAA
- a CDS encoding MtrB/PioB family decaheme-associated outer membrane protein: MKFKLNLVTLALLTNAGMLSGAAIAADGYGIQNANTEKVKFEKWVCKNCKVEKGVSGTVGIGAGYSDSDDIRSANAFATEDGFAGKVDADVKYTGEHGYQATIEADNLGMENSRAEINAGKAGQYNLNLNYRQIATYKTDKAMSPYQGIGGDDLTLPGDWVHGGSTQDMTNLYSSLNPLELSLKRKRAGLGFEYQGETLWSTYVNYQREDKTGLKQASGSFYNQSMMLAEPVDYTTDTVEAGVRFAGDNWYTAVNYNGSIFKNEYSELSYDNAFSPTFGAQTTGYMSLDPDNEAHTVSVLGQYVVGRTIMNGRVYFGQMTQDQDFSTSGYGYQMPTESLDGRVDTQGATLKVVSRINRQLRLNASYDYSDRDNKTNVEEWTQISIDSTTGQAAYNTPYDITTHRAKLGADYRLARGHKLEGGYDYRKDERSYSDRETTDESTLWAKYQLSAFANWNMWIKGSYGQRDGSTYQASEWTSSEQNDLLRKYNLADRQRTQIEARVTHSPIDSLTLDFGARYALDDYNETQIGLTESKDMSYDASVSYLINDDVTVTAFYNRQNIDSEQAGSSNFGAPNWYGSVEDQVDVLGAGFSYNNLMEQKLRLGVDYTYSDSNSNTQVTQGITGDYGDYYAKVHNVNVYALYKATEKMDLRLDYKMENYKDNDAANDIAPDSISNVLSFGSNSHDYNAHLIMLSVSYRL; this comes from the coding sequence ATGAAATTCAAACTAAATTTGGTCACGCTCGCTTTGCTAACTAACGCCGGAATGTTATCTGGCGCGGCTATCGCTGCTGACGGTTACGGTATTCAAAATGCGAATACTGAAAAAGTAAAATTCGAAAAGTGGGTTTGTAAGAACTGTAAAGTCGAAAAAGGCGTATCAGGCACAGTAGGTATTGGTGCAGGTTATAGCGACAGCGATGATATTCGCTCGGCTAATGCGTTTGCCACCGAAGATGGCTTTGCCGGTAAAGTTGACGCCGATGTAAAATACACTGGCGAACATGGCTACCAAGCGACTATCGAAGCTGACAATCTAGGCATGGAAAACAGCCGCGCCGAGATCAACGCAGGTAAAGCTGGCCAATACAACTTGAACCTAAACTACCGTCAAATCGCTACTTACAAGACCGATAAAGCGATGAGCCCTTATCAAGGTATTGGTGGCGATGACCTTACCCTACCGGGTGACTGGGTTCATGGCGGCAGCACGCAAGACATGACCAACTTGTACTCAAGTCTGAATCCACTTGAGCTTTCGCTTAAGCGTAAACGCGCAGGCTTAGGTTTCGAGTACCAAGGTGAGACACTGTGGAGCACTTACGTTAATTATCAACGTGAAGACAAAACAGGTCTTAAACAAGCATCGGGCAGCTTCTACAATCAGTCAATGATGCTTGCTGAACCTGTTGATTACACCACTGATACCGTTGAAGCGGGCGTTCGCTTTGCTGGTGACAACTGGTATACGGCAGTGAACTATAACGGCTCAATCTTTAAGAATGAGTACAGCGAACTGTCTTATGATAATGCGTTCAGCCCAACCTTTGGTGCACAAACCACAGGTTATATGTCACTGGATCCTGATAACGAAGCGCATACCGTTTCGGTTCTTGGCCAGTATGTAGTTGGTCGCACTATCATGAATGGTCGAGTCTATTTCGGTCAGATGACCCAAGATCAAGACTTCAGCACATCGGGTTATGGCTATCAAATGCCAACTGAGTCGCTAGATGGTCGAGTCGATACTCAAGGTGCAACCCTTAAGGTTGTGTCTCGTATCAATCGTCAGCTACGTTTAAACGCAAGCTATGATTATAGCGACCGTGATAACAAGACCAATGTTGAAGAGTGGACACAGATCAGCATCGACTCAACAACGGGTCAAGCGGCTTACAACACACCATACGACATCACCACTCATAGAGCTAAACTTGGTGCAGACTACCGTCTAGCGCGCGGTCATAAGCTTGAAGGTGGTTATGACTACCGTAAGGATGAGCGTAGCTATTCAGACCGTGAAACCACTGACGAAAGCACCTTATGGGCTAAGTACCAGCTAAGTGCTTTTGCTAACTGGAACATGTGGATCAAAGGTAGTTACGGTCAACGTGACGGTTCTACTTACCAAGCGTCTGAGTGGACATCGAGTGAGCAAAACGATCTGCTTCGCAAGTACAACCTTGCTGACAGACAGCGTACTCAAATTGAAGCTCGTGTAACTCACAGCCCAATCGATAGCTTAACGTTAGATTTTGGTGCTCGTTACGCACTTGATGACTATAACGAAACACAAATCGGCTTAACTGAATCGAAAGATATGAGTTATGACGCGAGTGTGAGTTACCTCATCAATGATGACGTGACAGTAACGGCATTTTACAACCGTCAGAACATAGATTCAGAGCAAGCAGGTAGCAGCAACTTTGGTGCACCAAACTGGTATGGCAGCGTTGAAGATCAAGTCGATGTTCTCGGTGCAGGCTTTAGCTACAACAACCTAATGGAGCAAAAGCTTCGCTTAGGTGTTGATTACACTTACTCAGACTCGAACAGTAACACCCAAGTCACTCAGGGCATTACTGGCGACTACGGTGATTACTACGCTAAAGTGCATAACGTTAATGTTTACGCCTTATACAAAGCCACAGAGAAGATGGATCTGCGCCTAGACTATAAGATGGAAAACTACAAAGACAACGATGCAGCAAATGACATCGCGCCTGATAGTATCTCGAATGTGTTGAGTTTTGGCAGCAACAGCCACGACTATAATGCCCATTTGATCATGCTTAGCGTGAGCTACCGTTTGTAG
- a CDS encoding uracil-DNA glycosylase family protein, with amino-acid sequence MPSEIKLVQLQAEIAQCQICSEFLPLGAKPIVQLGAGAKILIAGQAPGQKTHHKGRPFDDASGERLRAWLGVSREQFYDPELFAILPMGFCYPGSYSASDKQSGDKPPRPECAKQWRKQVLKQLPNVELTLLVGKYAIEWHLKQKISVTDSVANWQAMWPQTLVMPHPSPRNNIWLKRNPEFEQKIIPQLQQRITKLTQG; translated from the coding sequence ATGCCCAGTGAAATTAAATTAGTTCAACTCCAAGCAGAGATTGCTCAATGCCAAATCTGCTCGGAGTTTCTGCCTCTTGGCGCTAAACCTATTGTTCAGCTAGGAGCAGGGGCTAAGATTTTGATTGCCGGCCAAGCACCAGGACAAAAGACCCACCATAAGGGTCGCCCCTTCGATGATGCTAGCGGCGAGCGCCTAAGAGCTTGGCTTGGGGTCAGTCGTGAGCAATTCTATGATCCTGAGCTGTTCGCCATCCTCCCGATGGGATTTTGTTACCCCGGTAGTTATAGCGCTAGCGACAAGCAAAGCGGTGATAAACCGCCCCGCCCTGAATGCGCTAAACAATGGCGCAAGCAAGTGCTCAAGCAACTGCCCAATGTTGAACTGACATTGCTAGTCGGCAAATACGCTATTGAATGGCACTTAAAACAAAAAATCAGCGTCACTGATTCTGTCGCTAACTGGCAAGCAATGTGGCCCCAAACCTTAGTGATGCCGCACCCAAGTCCTAGAAATAATATTTGGCTAAAACGAAACCCAGAGTTTGAGCAGAAGATCATTCCTCAGCTACAGCAGCGTATTACAAAGCTGACACAAGGCTAG
- a CDS encoding sugar diacid recognition domain-containing protein has protein sequence MYFLDGSLARQIVNRTMKIIGHNINVMNNHGVILGSGESHRIGAIHEGALLAISQKRTVEISTHSTGTLQGVKPGINLPLHYKGKVIGVIGITGEPEKLRSYGELLKMTAEIIVEQANTLEQAQWQYRQKEELIIELIKSEGAFTSHQRNWASQLNIDLDAPRVVAIIQVQADEEETTANSMLKQVMHLLENPSRGNLVAMASMTELVILKPAFLDGKTWDPNLESERIDQLLIRLPKELNSRLKISLGHFFSNPEEINRSYQTALETLAIGQQLHPEQSKYLYEDYSLQVLLSALKDSWRGKELLCPYQALLSADKNGQLVKTLTAYLQHFGDLQQCANVLFIHRNTLRYRLDKIQQITGANINQLDGLLQLYIGQVMLKQT, from the coding sequence GTGTATTTTCTAGATGGCTCCTTGGCACGACAAATCGTTAATCGCACCATGAAGATTATTGGTCATAATATCAATGTGATGAATAATCATGGCGTCATTTTAGGCTCGGGAGAGTCTCACCGGATCGGCGCCATACACGAAGGTGCACTGCTGGCTATCAGTCAAAAACGCACCGTAGAGATTAGCACTCACAGCACTGGCACACTGCAAGGTGTTAAACCGGGAATTAACCTGCCACTACATTATAAAGGCAAGGTTATCGGCGTTATCGGCATCACTGGCGAGCCTGAAAAGCTTCGTAGTTATGGTGAGCTACTGAAGATGACCGCTGAAATCATCGTTGAGCAGGCTAACACGCTTGAACAAGCTCAGTGGCAGTACCGCCAAAAGGAAGAGTTGATCATCGAGTTAATTAAGTCTGAGGGCGCTTTTACTTCCCACCAGCGTAATTGGGCTTCTCAGCTTAATATCGATCTCGATGCACCGCGCGTTGTGGCTATAATTCAAGTTCAGGCCGACGAGGAAGAAACCACGGCTAACTCTATGTTGAAGCAGGTTATGCATCTATTAGAAAATCCATCGCGGGGCAACTTAGTCGCCATGGCCTCGATGACGGAGTTAGTTATTTTAAAACCTGCCTTTCTCGATGGAAAGACTTGGGATCCTAACCTTGAGAGTGAGCGTATCGATCAACTACTCATACGGCTTCCCAAAGAACTTAATAGCCGCTTAAAAATCTCATTAGGCCATTTTTTTTCAAACCCAGAAGAGATCAACCGCTCCTACCAAACCGCACTAGAAACCTTAGCTATCGGCCAGCAGCTCCACCCTGAGCAAAGTAAATACCTCTACGAGGATTACTCTCTACAGGTATTGCTGTCGGCGTTAAAAGATAGCTGGCGCGGTAAAGAGCTACTCTGCCCTTACCAAGCCCTCCTTAGCGCCGATAAAAATGGCCAGCTAGTGAAAACCCTGACTGCTTACCTGCAACACTTTGGTGACCTGCAGCAATGTGCTAATGTACTTTTTATTCATCGAAATACCTTGCGCTATCGACTCGATAAAATCCAACAGATCACTGGCGCCAATATCAATCAACTCGATGGGTTATTGCAGCTCTATATAGGCCAAGTGATGCTTAAGCAAACTTAA
- a CDS encoding prepilin-type N-terminal cleavage/methylation domain-containing protein gives MTFASTRRTGFTLIEMVVVIIVLGIIAVIALPKFVNFHSDSKVATLDGIAAAMKSGLDLVHSKAVIEGEAKGAGSIEHADVTIPLYNGYPAVDGTDSFDELNRQVRAWLDIDSVSLTAIKLDNNAAPFFIDKSTANNHIYIFFSEDLNDKSVSFNCHIRYENAVDAPEPVITVKHSDC, from the coding sequence ATGACATTCGCCTCTACACGCAGAACAGGCTTTACCTTAATTGAAATGGTTGTGGTAATCATTGTGCTTGGGATCATAGCTGTTATTGCCCTACCAAAGTTTGTTAATTTTCACTCCGATAGTAAAGTGGCGACCCTAGATGGTATAGCAGCCGCAATGAAGAGTGGTTTAGATTTAGTTCACAGCAAAGCCGTAATTGAAGGTGAAGCTAAAGGCGCTGGCAGTATTGAGCATGCAGACGTTACTATTCCACTCTATAACGGTTACCCCGCCGTCGATGGCACTGACAGCTTCGATGAGCTAAACCGGCAGGTACGCGCTTGGCTTGATATCGACTCTGTGTCACTGACCGCCATCAAGCTTGATAACAACGCAGCGCCGTTCTTTATCGACAAGTCCACCGCCAATAACCACATTTACATCTTTTTCTCTGAAGATCTAAACGATAAAAGCGTCAGCTTTAACTGCCATATTCGCTACGAAAATGCAGTCGATGCCCCTGAACCTGTGATTACCGTCAAACACAGTGACTGCTAA
- a CDS encoding OmpA family protein translates to MKPMTKTLFCLLSPMFVYSSAAVAEGYYSDGDFYFGAKLGGALLDSQAKQEPEENKAVNLSSGLVFGYNLNRYLALESDLSYLGKGQDKQQSTLSADKHLFSIATYLSTRYRLSDEASLYFKLGPAWVNDDISISSGLGIKYRFSPRWELDTGYRWIKDTPSTDDDLYEFTLGFNYKFGVVSHPSVRPAIDPMHKPLDKQQVLITPTINVQSVSIRGNSVFGFDSSKLTDTSALDEVIKSALASKNASISVTAYTDSLGAERYNLALAKRRAEATQAYFITHGVAPSRIHIDWKGEENPVSSNMTAKGRALNRRVEIEIAAHTD, encoded by the coding sequence ATGAAGCCAATGACCAAAACACTTTTCTGTTTACTCAGTCCTATGTTTGTTTACTCAAGCGCAGCTGTCGCTGAAGGCTATTACAGCGATGGCGATTTTTACTTTGGTGCTAAGTTAGGCGGGGCGTTACTCGATAGCCAAGCTAAGCAAGAACCTGAGGAAAATAAGGCGGTTAACCTGAGCTCTGGCCTAGTATTCGGTTACAACTTGAACCGTTATTTAGCCCTTGAATCTGATCTTAGCTACCTAGGCAAGGGGCAAGATAAGCAGCAAAGCACGCTATCAGCAGATAAACACTTATTCTCAATCGCGACTTATTTATCGACTCGATACCGGCTCAGTGACGAAGCATCGCTGTATTTTAAGCTAGGCCCAGCATGGGTGAATGATGACATATCGATTAGCAGTGGATTAGGCATCAAGTATCGATTTTCACCGCGCTGGGAGCTAGACACAGGCTATCGCTGGATTAAAGATACCCCAAGTACAGATGATGACCTCTATGAGTTTACGCTTGGGTTTAACTATAAGTTTGGTGTGGTCTCGCATCCGTCTGTGCGGCCGGCGATAGATCCTATGCATAAGCCGCTCGATAAGCAGCAAGTGCTCATAACCCCGACCATAAACGTACAATCAGTATCAATTCGAGGCAATAGTGTATTTGGGTTTGATAGTAGTAAGCTAACTGACACTTCAGCTCTAGATGAGGTGATAAAAAGCGCATTAGCCAGCAAAAATGCAAGCATCAGTGTGACAGCCTATACCGATAGTTTAGGCGCCGAGCGTTATAATCTTGCTCTCGCAAAACGCCGTGCTGAAGCGACTCAAGCCTATTTTATCACCCATGGTGTAGCACCAAGTCGCATCCATATCGACTGGAAAGGCGAGGAAAATCCTGTGTCCAGCAACATGACGGCAAAAGGGCGCGCGTTAAATCGAAGAGTAGAAATAGAGATCGCTGCTCACACAGACTAA
- a CDS encoding CS1-pili formation C-terminal domain-containing protein has product MRYNKLALSILFGLSCTLNPQLSLPSYASVKTEGIAIPDEFAELYSGSTEQFSFQLASSNDQLVIKLNSTPTSASLNRASKAKVEQYLTAHNVKPQAASDIVAAMQHISTSSLCQGKVSECSLMPERYAFTYDFEHKKLSLFINADLIDNRNTSRRFHDATNEQYGVINSVNLNYHYFSDGGSSVIGRDETLIGLKYGSIKSSLYADSAANKFDAEQLSYDYEAQNRRVQFGHFKYGYEQNTTAFMDLSGSYSQDIVNYSSSQNLIEGGKQNNRRLFYILPNKGRIEVYRDSHLIYSKNVDSGQQSIAFRDLPYGSYTATVVVIAAGREILKERQQIVNNSAFSLNKGEYDYSFSAGRFNDRYEDSYEGVVEQNRQRQLIKLQAKLGYRVNSDSLQADAVNLSAQAIALDAYLEALPEQSKLQLDSNNFVEGKFSYQLTDSTMVGARLLSNSDSTLSELGIKTSFNDASTAQFKYASFSNGSQFMAADVSFYSIGVGYEKFDSADSDFGLDNFMLSNTGYQRLNVNLSSDLWGGQGYLLYVNNKLDATNSPALFVDQSDYWSVSAGFSHSFIADSVINFSATFQGGDSFGVEDDWYAGVLWSVPLSAGWSASSSVSVSRQGLDEFRNSVANDRQVTRNLSMNNELGISYNGTDVDRNMSSDLSSNISYDNSYVASDTYAYISSDGTHSVSSSFNSTQVLSAKGEAYFTSEQSDSYIIVDAQNQGGDDAHRGLLSIYDDNTLSYSENIDREETIIAVDKYKAFNARLDTDSSNYISDQTRDISGYSLPGTVMALDIDLVKVKTFISSFDDVNHRVIANVQCTGEGCIDVEQVEEGVFKISVIAGSDYQLVSDNQTCVTPSLDRDSTYIVNTGNNYCLPGLDNDETLMLAQDNALQPIKIDGEQYYFIGMFTNEEERLNTGLKLQQAGLSVITRSVGSRQYVYVVNGSSLSAMQVSLLNELSLYAKSLIKDDSFANNWN; this is encoded by the coding sequence ATGAGATACAACAAACTAGCCCTTTCAATCCTATTTGGTCTGTCTTGTACCCTTAACCCTCAGCTGTCTTTACCTAGCTATGCATCGGTAAAAACGGAAGGCATTGCGATACCAGATGAGTTTGCAGAGCTGTATTCAGGCAGTACTGAGCAGTTTAGCTTTCAGTTGGCCAGTAGCAATGATCAGCTTGTTATCAAGCTTAACTCTACGCCTACCTCAGCATCTTTAAATAGGGCGAGTAAGGCCAAGGTTGAGCAATACTTAACGGCGCATAATGTTAAGCCTCAAGCTGCTAGCGACATTGTCGCGGCGATGCAACACATTAGCACATCAAGCTTGTGCCAGGGGAAAGTGTCTGAGTGCAGCTTGATGCCAGAGCGTTACGCCTTTACCTATGATTTTGAGCATAAGAAACTCAGCCTATTTATTAATGCGGATCTGATTGATAACCGCAACACCAGTCGTCGTTTTCATGATGCAACTAACGAGCAGTATGGTGTCATCAACAGTGTTAATTTGAACTATCACTATTTTAGTGATGGTGGCTCATCGGTTATCGGCCGTGATGAGACCTTAATTGGTTTAAAGTATGGCTCGATTAAATCAAGCCTCTATGCCGATTCTGCTGCGAATAAGTTTGATGCAGAGCAGCTATCTTACGACTATGAAGCGCAAAACAGACGCGTTCAATTCGGCCACTTCAAATACGGTTATGAGCAGAATACGACGGCGTTTATGGACTTATCGGGAAGCTATTCACAAGACATAGTCAACTATTCTTCTTCGCAGAACTTGATTGAGGGGGGCAAGCAAAATAATCGTCGCCTGTTCTATATCTTGCCGAACAAGGGGCGCATCGAGGTCTACCGCGATAGTCATTTGATCTACAGCAAGAATGTGGACTCAGGCCAGCAGAGCATCGCCTTTCGCGATCTGCCCTATGGCTCTTATACGGCAACTGTGGTGGTGATTGCTGCGGGGCGTGAGATCTTAAAAGAGCGTCAGCAGATTGTTAATAACAGTGCTTTTTCACTCAATAAAGGTGAATACGACTATAGCTTCTCTGCTGGTCGCTTTAACGACCGCTATGAAGACAGTTATGAAGGCGTTGTAGAGCAAAATAGGCAGCGGCAGCTCATTAAGCTGCAAGCTAAGTTAGGTTACCGAGTTAACTCTGATAGCTTGCAAGCTGATGCGGTAAATTTATCAGCGCAAGCTATCGCGTTAGATGCTTATCTAGAAGCGTTGCCTGAACAGTCCAAACTGCAACTCGATAGCAATAACTTTGTCGAGGGTAAGTTTTCTTATCAGCTAACCGATAGCACCATGGTTGGCGCAAGGCTGCTGTCTAACTCTGATAGCACTTTGTCTGAATTAGGCATTAAGACCTCGTTTAATGATGCGTCGACCGCACAGTTCAAATATGCATCTTTCTCAAACGGTAGTCAGTTTATGGCTGCCGATGTGAGTTTTTACAGCATAGGGGTGGGCTACGAGAAGTTCGATTCAGCCGACAGTGACTTTGGTTTAGATAACTTTATGCTGTCAAATACCGGTTATCAGCGTCTTAATGTCAATCTTTCCTCGGATCTTTGGGGCGGTCAAGGCTACCTGCTGTATGTGAACAACAAGCTAGATGCGACCAATTCGCCAGCATTATTCGTCGACCAAAGTGATTATTGGTCTGTGAGTGCCGGGTTTTCCCACTCGTTTATAGCGGACTCTGTCATTAACTTTTCTGCGACATTTCAAGGCGGTGACAGTTTTGGTGTTGAAGATGATTGGTATGCGGGCGTGCTTTGGTCGGTCCCTCTATCGGCTGGCTGGAGTGCGAGCTCGTCGGTATCGGTGAGTCGACAAGGGCTCGATGAGTTTAGAAACAGCGTGGCAAATGACAGACAGGTGACTCGCAACTTATCAATGAATAATGAGCTTGGGATCAGCTATAACGGCACCGATGTTGACCGTAATATGAGCAGCGACCTGTCCAGTAATATTAGTTATGACAACAGCTACGTGGCGTCAGATACCTATGCATATATTAGCTCAGACGGCACTCATTCTGTCAGTTCAAGCTTTAATAGCACTCAGGTGTTATCGGCTAAAGGCGAAGCTTACTTCACCTCAGAGCAGAGTGACTCCTACATCATCGTCGACGCCCAAAATCAGGGGGGAGATGACGCTCACCGTGGTTTGCTTTCTATCTATGATGATAACACGCTGAGTTATAGCGAGAATATTGACCGAGAAGAGACGATCATTGCGGTCGATAAATACAAGGCATTTAATGCGCGCTTAGACACTGACTCATCAAATTATATTAGCGATCAAACACGGGATATTTCCGGTTATAGCCTACCCGGGACTGTGATGGCTCTCGATATTGACTTGGTGAAAGTCAAAACCTTTATCTCGTCATTTGACGACGTTAATCATCGAGTGATTGCAAACGTTCAGTGCACTGGCGAGGGCTGTATCGACGTTGAGCAGGTCGAGGAGGGGGTATTTAAAATTTCCGTTATTGCTGGCTCTGATTATCAATTGGTATCAGATAATCAAACTTGTGTGACCCCGAGCTTGGATAGGGATTCGACCTATATCGTCAATACCGGTAATAACTATTGCCTGCCGGGATTAGATAACGACGAAACATTGATGCTGGCACAAGATAACGCCTTGCAGCCTATCAAGATAGATGGCGAGCAATATTACTTTATTGGCATGTTCACCAATGAGGAAGAACGACTTAATACCGGCCTTAAACTGCAGCAGGCAGGCTTGTCGGTGATTACTCGCAGCGTGGGTTCGCGCCAATATGTCTATGTCGTTAATGGGTCAAGCCTTAGCGCAATGCAAGTATCGCTGCTAAACGAATTAAGCCTTTATGCGAAGAGTCTCATTAAAGATGACAGCTTTGCTAACAACTGGAACTAA
- a CDS encoding helix-turn-helix domain-containing protein — translation MELFTLLLKIRNEYGLTQAEMVEKLSLFHKVFANLDLITYSRWERGVSMPSTLRIIQLLTFAEYDVLSHLIELDLKLSKTKVNQLRRIEALAFDQQDLIQTSYYPVTDTCFYKYTASTPLTDLRKLALICESSAKFFNLTERDVQERCERAIKLQQQGALHMLTCEGSPDNLYAHAMLSVHKADDRESLINEFVDFYNTPREPDISGDKIIFFHSIMKFNYRWWEFGVFHLLKILLENPDIQEIFMIVRDKNAEQPYVSFGFEVLAEYEEKNPLAGMRKLIGISRDDYLSHHGVISWLKEHAHFMNAQA, via the coding sequence ATGGAATTATTCACGCTACTATTAAAAATTCGCAATGAATATGGCTTGACCCAAGCAGAAATGGTGGAAAAATTATCATTATTTCATAAGGTTTTTGCTAATCTTGACCTGATCACTTATAGCCGCTGGGAGCGAGGCGTCTCAATGCCATCAACATTGCGAATTATCCAGCTGCTCACCTTCGCTGAATATGATGTATTAAGTCATTTAATTGAGCTGGATCTCAAGTTATCGAAAACCAAAGTTAATCAGCTTAGGCGCATCGAAGCACTGGCTTTTGATCAACAAGACTTGATTCAAACCTCCTATTATCCTGTCACGGATACATGCTTTTATAAATACACAGCATCTACGCCGCTAACGGATCTGCGTAAATTGGCGTTGATCTGTGAGAGTAGCGCCAAGTTTTTTAATTTAACCGAGCGTGATGTTCAAGAAAGGTGCGAGCGGGCCATAAAGTTACAACAGCAGGGCGCCTTGCATATGCTAACCTGCGAAGGAAGCCCCGATAACCTCTATGCCCATGCCATGCTCTCTGTACATAAAGCCGATGACAGAGAGTCGCTAATTAATGAGTTTGTCGATTTCTATAATACCCCTAGAGAGCCTGACATTAGTGGCGACAAAATCATCTTCTTTCACTCAATCATGAAGTTTAATTATCGCTGGTGGGAGTTTGGGGTTTTTCATCTACTCAAGATCTTGTTAGAGAACCCAGATATTCAAGAGATCTTCATGATCGTTCGAGACAAGAATGCTGAGCAGCCTTATGTTAGCTTCGGTTTTGAGGTCTTAGCCGAATATGAGGAAAAAAATCCCCTAGCAGGGATGCGTAAGCTTATCGGTATTAGTCGAGACGATTATCTGTCCCATCATGGCGTGATCTCTTGGTTAAAAGAACATGCACACTTTATGAATGCTCAAGCTTGA